One segment of Brassica napus cultivar Da-Ae chromosome C3, Da-Ae, whole genome shotgun sequence DNA contains the following:
- the LOC125582955 gene encoding uncharacterized protein LOC125582955, with product MGTIVDSITRAGFSPTSVFLNVHYLLACSKKSSVDPKLHLAFPWILWHIWKNRNLFCFEQRSNNAEAILSKALEEASVWLQLNAYVPVDPPAMELEVVDSHSWKKPPSTDVKCNVGSAWSASNSTSGAASILRDSGGEAVLHSRRSFVGVRSQLEADLIAHVWTSEALSDLKINRVILETSSSQLPQSLRGTLEFTHLMEEA from the coding sequence ATGGGAACGATCGTCGATTCCATTACCAGAGCTGGTTTCTCTCCCACATCAGTGTTCTTAAACGTTCACTATCTTCTCGCTTGTAGTAAAAAGAGTTCAGTAGATCCAAAGCTGCATCTTGCTTTCCCATGGATCCTTTGGCATATCTGGAAGAACCGCAACCTGTTCTGTTTTGAGCAACGGAGCAATAATGCGGAAGCTATTCTTAGCAAGGCATTGGAGGAGGCCTCGGTCTGGCTCCAACTAAATGCATATGTTCCGGTAGACCCTCCTGCAATGGAGTTGGAGGTCGTAGACTCACATTCATGGAAAAAACCACCGTCCACTGATGTCAAATGCAATGTGGGTTCTGCTTGGTCAGCAAGTAACAGCACAAGTGGGGCAGCATCGATATTAAGGGATTCAGGTGGGGAAGCGGTCTTACATAGCAGACGTTCCTTTGTGGGTGTTCGTTCTCAACTGGAAGCAGACTTGATCGCTCATGTATGGACTTCAGAGGCACTTAGTGACTTGAAGATAAACAGAGTGATTCTTGAGACATCCTCCTCTCAGCTCCCACAGTCTTTGCGCGGGACCTTGGAATTTACACACCTTATGGAAGAGGCTTAG
- the LOC106414637 gene encoding probable F-box protein At4g22165 yields MEIEEKHNPNSHERLRPRDTPESWSELSHDLVISVFKRLSFANFRRAKSVCSSWHSSSRQCVPKNQTHWLVLFPEDNHSDNNSCTLFNLEEKDRLYRTQDLGLEFAKSFCMETYGSWLLMCNRMHNLYIVNLFTHERIDLPPVEAQHGVTKMERTLDDDVFRITSHNGKEYKGIRLRSPVLWIDEKTREYVVSWELRGLCVVYSRKGDASWNQIPETSSCCDMVYRDSKLYFLSLFGQFRIFDFSGEFPQQTFQCGVIVERFRLGIQLRQRSNSLSIVATKLVVTVTGEVLKVEKLWRSRSETWPFRVFKVYSSGFLKKHNLIYSLGDESMLLDQGITVLANDTDGFIKNSVYFSVSHGKDVHDIFLFNLETQKTELLHKFDCSSVQFPRARWFLPSFRLT; encoded by the coding sequence ATGGAGATAGAGGAGAAGCATAACCCTAATTCTCATGAACGTCTCAGACCAAGAGATACACCCGAATCCTGGTCCGAGCTTTCTCATGATCTCGTGATTTCTGTTTTCAAACGCCTCAGCTTTGCTAATTTCCGACGAGCAAAATCGGTATGTTCGTCGTGGCACTCTTCTTCGAGACAATGCGTGCCCAAAAACCAGACCCATTGGCTGGTTCTCTTCCCCGAAGACAACCACAGCGACAACAATTCTTGCACGTTgttcaatctcgaggaaaaagATAGACTTTACAGAACACAAGATCTTGGTCTGGAATTCGCAAAGAGTTTTTGTATGGAGACCTACGGAAGCTGGCTCTTGATGTGCAACCGTATGCATAATCTCTACATTGTGAATCTCTTTACACATGAGAGGATCGATCTACCTCCTGTGGAGGCACAGCATGGAGTGACAAAGATGGAGCGAACCTTAGATGATGACGTGTTTCGCATTACGAGCCACAACGGAAAAGAGTACAAAGGTATTCGTCTACGATCGCCAGTGCTTTGGATTGATGAGAAAACCAGAGAATATGTTGTGTCGTGGGAGCTGCGTGGATTGTGCGTAGTTTATTCGAGAAAAGGAGATGCCTCGTGGAATCAAATTCCTGAAACCTCAAGCTGCTGTGACATGGTTTACAGGGACTCCAAGCTTTACTTCTTAAGCTTGTTTGGTCAGTTCAGAATCTTCGATTTTTCTGGAGAATTTCCACAACAAACCTTTCAGTGTGGGGTTATTGTGGAAAGATTTCGGTTAGGTATCCAACTTCGTCAACGAAGTAATTCCTTGAGCATTGTTGCTACCAAACTTGTAGTCACAGTAACAGGAGAAGTCCTCAAGGTTGAAAAACTGTGGAGATCGAGGTCTGAAACCTGGCCCTTCCGTGTTTTCAAGGTCTATTCATCAGGATTCCTGAAGAAACATAATCTGATTTATTCTTTGGGTGACGAGTCAATGCTTTTGGATCAAGGCATCACAGTTCTCGCCAATGACACTGATGGATTCATTAAAAACTCCGTCTACTTCAGTGTTAGTCATGGAAAGGACGTACATGACATATTTCTTTTTAACCTCGAGACACAGAAAACAGAGCTGTTGCACAAATTTGATTGTTCTTCAGTTCAATTCCCTAGAGCTCGATGGTTCTTACCAAGTTTTAGGCTAACGTGA
- the LOC125583636 gene encoding short-chain dehydrogenase TIC 32 A, chloroplastic-like isoform X1 yields MLFHGREINVGCYVLHRRFASLLMKTGEHKTSRRNYDATRAYALSKLANVLHTIELSLVLHKMDANVTANCVHSGIVRTRLTRDGDGLITDFIFFLTSKLLKSVPQAAATTCYVAASPKLRNVCGKYFSECNEARTSKSGSCNHKAQRLWTASELLVTPPSTPNVRSSLATS; encoded by the exons ATGTTGTTTCATGGTAGAGAGATCAATGTAGGTTGTTATGTCTTGCATAGAAG ATTCGCCTCCCTATTGATGAAGACCGGTGAACACAAAACGTCTAGGAG AAACTACGACGCGACCCGAGCTTACGCTCTCTCCAAGCTAGCCAACGTTCTCCACACGATAGAGCTTTCCCTGGTTCTCCAT AAAATGGATGCTAATGTAACTGCAAACTGTGTTCATTCTGGAATCGTGAGAACGCGTCTCACAAGAGACGGAGACGGCCTCATCActgattttatctttttcttgacCTCCAAGCTTTTGAAGTCCGTTCCTCAG GCAGCAGCAACGACATGCTACGTAGCAGCGAGTCCGAAATTGAGGAACGTGTGCGGCAAATACTTTTCAGAATGTAATGAAGCTCGGACTTCTAAATCCGGATCGTGCAATCATAAAGCTCAGAGACTGTGGACTGCTTCTGAGTTGTTGGTTACTCCACCTTCCACTCCCAATGTCCGAAGTAGCCTTGCAACGTCCTAA
- the LOC125583636 gene encoding short-chain dehydrogenase TIC 32 A, chloroplastic-like isoform X2: MKTGEHKTSRRNYDATRAYALSKLANVLHTIELSLVLHKMDANVTANCVHSGIVRTRLTRDGDGLITDFIFFLTSKLLKSVPQAAATTCYVAASPKLRNVCGKYFSECNEARTSKSGSCNHKAQRLWTASELLVTPPSTPNVRSSLATS; the protein is encoded by the exons ATGAAGACCGGTGAACACAAAACGTCTAGGAG AAACTACGACGCGACCCGAGCTTACGCTCTCTCCAAGCTAGCCAACGTTCTCCACACGATAGAGCTTTCCCTGGTTCTCCAT AAAATGGATGCTAATGTAACTGCAAACTGTGTTCATTCTGGAATCGTGAGAACGCGTCTCACAAGAGACGGAGACGGCCTCATCActgattttatctttttcttgacCTCCAAGCTTTTGAAGTCCGTTCCTCAG GCAGCAGCAACGACATGCTACGTAGCAGCGAGTCCGAAATTGAGGAACGTGTGCGGCAAATACTTTTCAGAATGTAATGAAGCTCGGACTTCTAAATCCGGATCGTGCAATCATAAAGCTCAGAGACTGTGGACTGCTTCTGAGTTGTTGGTTACTCCACCTTCCACTCCCAATGTCCGAAGTAGCCTTGCAACGTCCTAA
- the LOC106415982 gene encoding arginase 1, mitochondrial-like encodes MLKIGQRGIRHLQRFSTASFTTVSASSIEKGQNRVVDASLTLIRERAKLKGELVRLLGGAKASTSLLGVPLGHNSSFLQGPAFAPPRIREAIWCGSTNSSTEEGKELKDPRVLTDVGDVPVQEIRDCGVDDDRLMNVISESVKVVMEEEPLRPLVLGGDHSISYPVIRAVSEKLGGPVDVLHLDAHPDIYDCFEGNKYSHASSFARIMEGGHARRLLQVGIRSINKEGREQGKRFGVEQYEMRTFSRDREVLENLKLGEGVKGVYISIDVDCLDPAFAPGVSHIEPGGLSFRDVLNILHNLQGDVVGADVVEFNPQRDTVDGMTAMVAAKLVRELAAKISK; translated from the exons ATGTTGAAGATTGGGCAGAGAGGGATTCGCCACTTACAGCGATTCAGTACGGCGTCGTTCACGACCGTGTCTGCTTCTTCGATCGAGAAAGGGCAGAATCGTGTCGTCGATGCTTCGTTAACTCTCATTCGCGAAAGGGCAAAACTCAAA GGAGAGTTGGTGCGTCTCTTAGGAGGAGCTAAAGCTTCAACATCTCTTCTCGGTGTCCCACTAGGTCACAACTCTTCTTTCCTTCAAGGTCCTGCCTTTGCTCCTCCAAGAATTAGAGAAGCTATTTGGTGTGGTAGCACCAACTCCTCCACTGAAGAAg GGAAGGAGCTAAAGGATCCACGTGTTCTAACTGATGTTGGGGATGTTCCGGTACAAGAGATCAGAGATTGTGGAGTTGATGATGATAGACTAATGAATGTAATAAGCGAATCTGTAAAGGTTGTAATGGAAGAG GAACCATTGCGTCCGTTGGTCTTAGGTGGAGACCATTCGATATCTTATCCAGTTATTAGAGCGGTTtctgagaagcttggaggaccTGTGGACGTTCTTCATCTTGATGCACATCCTGATATATACGACTGTTTCGAAGGCAACAAGTACTCTCATGCCTCTTCCTTTGCTCGTATCATGGAAGGTGGCCATGCTCGGCGGCTTTTGCAG GTTGGGATCAGATCGATAAACAAGGAAGGACGAGAACAGGGCAAGAGATTTGGAGTAGAACAGTACGAGATGCGAACTTTCTCGAGAGATCGTGAAGTTTTGGAAAATCTG AAACTAGGGGAAGGAGTGAAGGGTGTGTACATCTCCATCGATGTTGACTGTCTTGATCCGGCGTTTGCTCCTGGAGTGTCACACATCGAACCAGGAGGTCTCTCCTTCCGAGATGTTCTTAACATCTTACATAATCTTCAAGGAGATGTGGTCGGGGCTGATGTTGTCGAGTTCAACCCCCAGCGTGATACTGTCGACGGCATGACGGCCATGGTCGCCGCTAAGCTTGTTAGAGAACTAGCGGCAAAAATCTCAAAGTGA
- the LOC106415949 gene encoding protein EXORDIUM-like — translation MSSLVFKLFLFASLFQISISARKLAQDEPNQFQSLKYHKGALLSGKISINLIWYGKFKPAQRAIISDFITSLSHSSSKTPNQPSVATWWKTTEKYYELAAGDKTPSPSLSLTLKSQILDETYSLGKSLTDRDIRKLASKGDQYDAVNVVLTSADVAVTGFGMSRCGTHGHARGNTGKRGSKFAYIWVGNSETQCPGQCAWPFHAPVYGPQNPPLVAPNNDVGLDGMVINLASLLAGTATNPFGNGYYQGPQNAPLEAASACPGVYGKGAYPGYAGNLLVDTTTGGSFNAYGANGRKFLLPALYDPTTSDCSTMV, via the coding sequence atgtcTTCGTTAGTTttcaaactctttttatttgCGTCTCTCTTCCAAATCTCAATCTCTGCTAGGAAACTAGCACAAGATGAACCAAACCAGTTTCAATCATTGAAATACCACAAAGGAGCTCTTCTCTCCGGCAAAATCTCCATTAACCTAATCTGGTACGGCAAATTCAAACCAGCTCAAAGAGCAATCATCTCCGATTTCATCACTTCGCTTTCACATTCCTCTTCAAAAACTCCAAACCAACCATCTGTGGCCACGTGGTGGAAGACCACTGAGAAATACTACGAACTCGCCGCAGGAGATAAAACTCCTTCTCCTTCACTCTCACTCACTCTCAAGTCACAAATCCTCGATGAGACTTACTCTCTCGGAAAATCTCTAACAGACAGAGACATCCGCAAGTTAGCCTCAAAAGGAGATCAGTACGATGCGGTTAACGTTGTTTTGACTTCAGCTGACGTGGCGGTAACTGGATTTGGTATGAGTCGATGCGGGACACACGGACATGCTCGTGGTAATACGGGTAAGCGTGGATCCAAATTCGCTTATATTTGGGTCGGAAACTCCGAAACGCAATGCCCGGGTCAATGCGCATGGCCATTTCACGCACCGGTGTACGGTCCTCAGAACCCGCCGCTCGTGGCGCCGAACAACGATGTGGGACTCGACGGTATGGTGATTAACTTAGCGAGTCTTTTAGCTGGAACCGCAACGAACCCGTTTGGTAATGGTTATTACCAGGGCCCACAAAACGCACCGCTCGAAGCTGCGTCCGCGTGTCCTGGTGTTTATGGCAAAGGAGCTTATCCTGGTTACGCTGGAAATCTACTTGTGGATACTACGACGGGAGGTAGTTTTAATGCGTATGGTGCAAACGGCAGGAAGTTCTTGCTACCTGCGTTGTATGATCCTACAACGTCGGATTGCTCTACTATGGTTTGA